One window from the genome of Garra rufa chromosome 1, GarRuf1.0, whole genome shotgun sequence encodes:
- the pik3r6b gene encoding phosphoinositide 3-kinase regulatory subunit 6 gives MEEAFGGVSSVVESSLYHIVHSILRELDCEPQAGSGCNKGMLRWTLHNRVDKNPSISVPLLRVLIKELEKAERIDSKIRIIPLLHTLVYTVLQSVFIPEDLYRRIYFCLKSLITLPVPYCAIALNYTRQMKMEQTAPGILYQRRVSAEHNLRNDLYPLHEKVFVFVDPVVFPPSLVNALKTDVECADSGRDPLIHKRKVLLHTMLAGLGKKCQVDQLSQALEHLGEELELHFQDVVTILEQRTEDGASDDIQYNSRLQEIYQDILTAATDPLSSSLRTETQLPSPEVSFNVWTKEDEIWNELVNFALMVPTDRNSACLDEDELKRTSVMSTISTDSGIEGDMPISELSSIMLESPGSPEEQSSSQYFYRRPCVRCPKAGNRMTLMMEAIKGNGGCSLTKEERNLTARIVVMGDDRTLGRLAKTLYTIRKREARHLLLTKRVNMEMYYIPVTDQTLSPVQEGVPEDMLTLAGYLGSVDPWYDCNINSLGAMILKLAQMKSAQSESSDPNTFLLDIISYYTRVSQHPVHLPVYSVKICFSGLSSTTVEEVFVAQLAMDFPEVKRYKATFKDTIKGSVRYRKYSPQECYGAIVSINYRKASISDREKEMGMSLPTSGMMINVLPSCRVKSLPSVSISYKDMNPIRPSTHSFRAVSTNIRVLEKQTFTVCLDKDPRKTFKNVQSIEISPCLDPGYSHQPSTKSKYSLGVGGEPLAKYVNRILTLPINTFCGIEQ, from the exons ATGGAAGAAGCAT TCGGTGGCGTGTCTTCAGTCGTGGAGTCTAGTCTCTACCACATTGTCCATTCCATCCTCAGAGAACTGGACTGTGAACCTCAGGCTGGATCAGGCTGCAATAAAG GCATGTTGAGATGGACTCTGCATAACAGGGTGGACAAAAATCCATCTATTAGTGTCCCTCTTTTGAGGGTTCTCATAAAAGAGCTTGAAAAG GCAGAGAGAATCGATTCCAAGATTCGCATTATTCCTTTACTTCACACACTTGTCTACACAGTCCTACAG TCGGTATTTATTCCAGAAGATCTATATCGAAGGATATATTTTTGCCTGAAAAGTTTAATTACGTTGCCTGTACCCTACTGTGCAATCGCTCTCAACTATACAAGACAGATGAAAATGGAACAAACTGCACCAG GAATACTTTATCAGAGGAGAGTCAGTGCCGAACACAATCTGCGTAATGATCTTTATCCACTCCATGAGAA GGTGTTTGTGTTTGTAGATCCTGTTGTGTTTCCTCCGTCTCTGGTGAATGCGCTCAAGACTGATGTAGAGTGTGCGGACTCTGGTAGAGACCCGTTGATCCACAAACGCAAAGTTTTACTGCACACAATGCTAGCTGGATTAGGAAAGAAGTGCCAGGTTGACCAGCTCTCACAGGCTCTAGAG catttaggTGAAGAACTGGAGCTGCACTTCCAGGATGTCGTCACCATACTGGAGCAGAGGACAGAAGATGGCGCTTCCGATGATATTCAATACAACTCAAGATTACAAGAGATCTACCAAGACATTCTGACTGCTGCAACAG ATCCACTGAGTTCATCCTTGCGAACAGAAACTCAACTGCCCAGTCCTGAGGTCAGCTTCAATGTCTGGACCAAAGAGGATGAGATAT GGAATGAGCTGGTTAACTTTGCGCTGATGGTTCCTACAGACCGAAACTCTGCTTGTCTGGATGAGGATGAGCTGAAGCGTACCTCTGTCATGTCCACCATATCCACGGACAGTGGCATAGAGGGAGACATGCCCATCAGTGAGCTCTCCTCTATAATGCTGGAGTCTCCAGGAAGCCCAGAGGAGCAGAGCAGCTCTCAGTACTTCTACAGGAGGCCTTGTGTGCGATGTCCCAAAGCTGGCAACAGAATGACACTCATGATGGAGGCCATTAAGGGAAACGGAGGATGCAGCCTTACTAAAGAGGAAAGGAACCTCACAGCTCGGATCGTTGTAATGGGTGACGACAGAACGCTAGGACGGCTCGCCAAGACTCTATACACTATACG GAAAAGGGAGGCACGACATCTGCTGCTGACAAAGAGAGTGAATATGGAGATGTATTACATTCCAGTGACTGACCAGACGCTTTCTCCTGTTCAG GAGGGTGTTCCTGAAGACATGCTGACATTGGCAGGATATTTGGGAAGCGTGGATCCGTGGTATGACTGTAACATCAACAGCTTGGGAGCCATGATCCTAAAACTGGCCCAGATG AAGTCAGCTCAGAGTGAATCTTCGGACCCCAACACCTTCCTGCTTGATATCATCTCATACTACACACGTGTCAGCCAGCATCCGGTGCACCTTCCCGTATACTCTGTCAAG ATCTGCTTCTCTGGCCTCAGCAGCACCACAGTGGAGGAGGTGTTTGTGGCTCAACTTGCCATGGACTTTCCAGAGGTCAAACGCTACAAAGCTACATTTAAAGACACAATTAAAG GTTCAGTGCGTTACAGAAAATACAGCCCACAAGAATGTTATGGTGCAATCGTGTCAATTAATTATAGAAAG GCCTCAATAAGTGACAGAGAAAAGGAGATGGGAATGTCTTTGCCGACGAGTGGCATGATGATCAATGTCTTGCCTTCGTGCCGAGTCAAAA GTCTACCTAGTGTCAGCATAAGTTACAAAGATATGAATCCCATAAGGCCCAGCACA CATTCATTCAGAGCTGTTAGCACCAATATCAGAGTTCTGGAGAAGCAGACATTCACAGTCTGTTTGGATAAAGACCCACGTAAAACATTCAAGAACGTCCAGAG TATTGAAATTTCTCCATGCTTGGACCCGGGATACTCCCATCAGCCGAGTACAAAATCTAAGTACAGTTTGGGAGTGGGAGGTGAACCGTTGGCCAAATATGTCAACAGGATCCTCACGCTACCTATCAACACTTTCTGTGGCATTGAGCAATGA
- the mfsd6l gene encoding major facilitator superfamily domain-containing protein 6-like gives MVKKGAMQKSKQWNVKGAMRLAGVFHFLHSCGSACLLPFLTLYFRHLGLSASMIGIIMASKHLLALVWRPFSSVLARHYDKRRTIVVGSLLSSALVVFALLLFPSAGIQIESGRCNTSQPDVDPTSFLERTTIASQSNTTVYSIDQTSVSTKQPVEVSTIGVTSNWSARGLRSLKKPEQEDVPHSEFLGSLKAMDAQHQMFFLVLIVMSLWEFMAAPLEWTADDGLYEYLDFVDATDRHNNVKLWKQLGAAFGNCAVGVLVTSLFCLTGTALEFYSYTAFMILTIPTAALLPIYLRKRERPTSGGFKALQLVHGNSQAILCAVTVVLMGMVSSAVSDFLLWHMQDRGATEIHMGISLALAHLSQAGFAPFAGRLSRFLKYHGWLLVIAVVTLAMQCLYYSFLWGPWVVIPAQLLAGFGTGALWWSVTSQSEDIATPGTEKTILRLFEVLSLELGAALGSLSAGFVVQKFGAQVLFQGMAVTLALWSSALAVLKWKIPRQRRINYSRLLAADTEISESESDQEKDWLETAMEDARGNDKWTKDKS, from the coding sequence ATGGTGAAGAAGGGAGCAATGCAGAAGAGCAAGCAGTGGAATGTGAAGGGAGCCATGCGGCTGGCGGGCGTCTTTCACTTCCTCCATTCCTGTGGCTCCGCTTGCCTCCTTCCCTTCCTGACCCTCTACTTTCGGCACCTGGGTCTCAGCGCCTCCATGATTGGAATCATCATGGCGTCCAAGCACCTGCTCGCCCTTGTGTGGCGCCCGTTCTCCAGCGTCCTCGCCAGGCATTATGACAAACGGCGGACAATTGTAGTGGGCTCTCTGCTCAGCTCTGCATTGGTGGTTTTTGCTCTTCTGCTCTTTCCGTCCGCAGGAATTCAAATTGAAAGTGGACGGTGCAACACTAGTCAACCTGATGTTGATCCTACCTCCTTTCTAGAGAGGACGACGATTGCATCGCAATCAAACACTACTGTTTACTCAATAGACCAAACATCTGTAAGTACCAAACAACCTGTCGAAGTTTCCACAATTGGAGTAACCTCCAACTGGTCAGCGAGAGGCTTGAGATCTTTGAAGAAGCCTGAACAGGAAGATGTTCCTCACAGTGAGTTCCTGGGGAGCCTGAAAGCTATGGATGCCCAGCATCAGATGTTCTTTCTGGTTCTCATTGTGATGAGTTTGTGGGAGTTCATGGCCGCCCCATTAGAATGGACGGCGGATGATGGACTCTACGAATACTTGGATTTCGTAGACGCCACTGACCGCCATAACAACGTGAAGCTCTGGAAGCAGCTTGGAGCTGCGTTTGGCAACTGTGCGGTTGGAGTTCTTGTAACTAGCCTGTTTTGTCTTACAGGAACTGCACTGGAGTTTTACTCCTATACAGCATTTATGATCCTAACCATTCCTACAGCCGCCCTACTTCCAATCTACCTCCGCAAGCGTGAGCGCCCCACTAGTGGAGGCTTTAAGGCACTGCAACTGGTGCATGGGAACTCGCAGGCGATACTTTGTGCCGTCACTGTCGTTTTGATGGGCATGGTGAGCTCAGCTGTGTCGGATTTCCTCTTATGGCACATGCAGGACCGCGGTGCCACAGAAATCCACATGGGCATCTCTTTAGCCTTGGCGCACTTGAGCCAAGCTGGCTTTGCTCCATTTGCTGGGCGTCTCTCCCGGTTTCTAAAGTACCACGGTTGGTTACTAGTAATCGCCGTTGTTACTTTAGCCATGCAATGTCTTTATTATTCCTTCCTGTGGGGCCCATGGGTCGTAATACCCGCTCAACTGCTGGCGGGCTTCGGCACCGGTGCCCTCTGGTGGTCCGTAACATCGCAAAGCGAAGACATCGCCACTCCCGGCACCGAAAAGACCATTTTAAGGCTATTTGAGGTGCTTTCTCTGGAGTTGGGAGCAGCGCTTGGCAGTCTATCAGCTGGATTTGTGGTGCAAAAGTTTGGTGCCCAGGTGCTTTTCCAAGGCATGGCGGTCACTCTGGCTTTGTGGAGCAGTGCTCTTGCCGTACTCAAGTGGAAGATTCCCCGGCAGCGCCGGATAAACTACTCACGCCTGCTTGCCGCCGACACCGAGATAAGCGAATCTGAGTCGGACCAAGAGAAAGACTGGCTTGAGACAGCAATGGAAGACGCCAGAGGGAATGACAAGTGGACAAAAGATAAGTCTTAA